The following is a genomic window from Bacteroidota bacterium.
TAACTGGTGGTGAACCTTTAATGTATAATCTCGATTATCTGTGCCGCGGATTGAAAGATAAAGATATTCAAACATTTATTGAAACATCGGGTTCACATCCTTTTTCAGGTGAATGGGATTGGGTTTGTCTATCACCCAAAAAGCAAAGTCCTCCTCTCGAAGAGTTTTATTCCAAAGCGGATGAATTGAAAGTAATCATTATGAATGAAGAAGATCTGCAGTGGGCCGAAGAAAATGCAGAAAAAGTAAATCATGACTGCCTCTTATACCTTCAACCGGAGTGGAGCCATTTTAAAACCATTATTCCGGTTTTGGTTGATTATGTAAAACAGCATCCCAAATGGCTAATCTCACTTCAGTCGCATAAATTTATGAGGATACCTTAAAAAAAGCCCCCGCAATATTTAAAATTGCGGGGGCTTTTTTTAAGGCGGATACGTGTTATTCTTTTACAGGTATCGTCTCTCCTTTTATTTCAAGTTGGGCAGAAATTACATTTTCAAGTTTCTTATCTTTTTCAGGTTGTTGGCCTCCAATGGAAATGTTGACTATTCCCGGTTCAACAACACGGCAGTATGCAGTATCCACTACCGATAATTGTCGTGGGTTTAATACAAATTCAACCTTTTTCTTTTCTCCTGATTTTAGATGTATCCGGTGAAATCCCTGTAATGAAAGGTTTGCTACCGGCACAGAAGCTTTTTGATGGCTGAGGTAAAGTTCAACAACTTCGTCCCCGTCTTTTTTCCCGATATTTTCCACATCAGCAGTGACATTTACCTGATCTCCGGCATTGACCGAGGCAGGTAAACGGAGATTGCTATATTTGAATTTGGTATAGCTTAACCCATATCCAAAACCATATAGTGGTAGTCCTTCAAAATAACGGTATGTCCTGCCTTTCATGTTGTAATCTTCAAAAGGAGGCAGTTGATCAACATTTTTATAGAAGGTAACCGGCAATCGTCCTGCAGGGTTGTAATCACCAAAAAGTACGTCGGCAATAGCGGCTCCACCTTCTTCACCGGGGTACCAGGCTTCGAGAATTGCAGGTATTTTTTCATTGGCCCAGTTTACGGCCAGTGCACTTCCATTAAGAAGTACCAATACAACTGGTTTTCCGGTGGCATACAATTCTTTTAATAAATTTTCCTGTGCTGCAGGCAAATCGAGCTTTGTCCGGTCACCGCCGCTAAAGCCGTCAGCATTTACCTTCATTTCTTCTCCTTCAAGTCTTGGAGAAATCCCCCCTATGAAAACAATGGCATCTGATTTTTCAGCCAGCGATAGTGCTTCTTTTTTTGGGTTTTCTCCAGTTTTTCCCCATTTCAGGCTAATCGTGGCTTCCCCTTTGGTTTGAAAATATTCGATCTTGATATCATGTTTTTCGCCTGCCTTCAAATTGATTTTTCCTTCCTTTGAGGTGGCTGCCTGTTCCTGCCAGCTTTCCAGAAAAAGTTTATTGTCCAGGTATAGTCTGTACCCATCATCTCCGGTGACCTGTATCATGTATTCACCCGTGGAGGGAGCAATTAGTTTTCCCGTCCAGCGGATGGAAACATCATTGCTTTTCATGCCTTTGATTGGCCCGTTTGATTCCCAACTTAAATTTATGCTTTTATCTATCCGGGTTGCAAAAGGTTTGCCTTCAAAATTGTTGTTGTTGAAATATTCACCTCTTAAACCTTCAATTTTTCCGGTGGTGAGTGCTTCACC
Proteins encoded in this region:
- a CDS encoding 7-carboxy-7-deazaguanine synthase QueE encodes the protein MKNTSDEELMEKGELLPIVEDFYTIQGEGYHTGKAAYFIRIGGCDVGCSWCDSKVSWNPDVHPLVSTNDVIKRASEYPAKAVVVTGGEPLMYNLDYLCRGLKDKDIQTFIETSGSHPFSGEWDWVCLSPKKQSPPLEEFYSKADELKVIIMNEEDLQWAEENAEKVNHDCLLYLQPEWSHFKTIIPVLVDYVKQHPKWLISLQSHKFMRIP